The following proteins come from a genomic window of Melospiza melodia melodia isolate bMelMel2 unplaced genomic scaffold, bMelMel2.pri scaffold_28, whole genome shotgun sequence:
- the LOC134433917 gene encoding olfactory receptor 14C36-like, with protein MSNSSSIRHFLLLALADTRQLQLLHFCLLLGISLAALLGNGLIISAVACGHHLHMPMFFFLLNLALSDLGSLCTTVPKAMHNSLWDTRDITYSGCAAQLFFFMFFISAELFLLTIMCYDRYVSICKPLHYGILLGSRACAHMAAAAWASAFLNTLMHTANTFSLPLCHANVVGQFFCEIPQILKLSCSHSNFKQLGLIAVSVSLGLCCFVFIVFSYVQIFRAVLRISSEQGRHKAFSTCLPHLAVLSLFLSTLIFAHLKPPSMSSPSLDLALSVLYSVVPPALNPLIYSLRNQELKAAVWRLMTRCFQKH; from the coding sequence atgtccaacagcagctccatcaggcacttcctcctgctggcattggcagacacgcggcagctgcagctcctgcacttctgcctcttgctgggcatctccctggctgccctcctgggcaacggcctcatcatcagcgccgtagcctgcggccaccacctgcacatgcccatgttcttcttcctgctcaacctggccctcagtgatcTGGGCTcactctgcaccactgtccccaaagccatgcacaattccctctgggacaccagggacatcacctactcaggatgtgctgctcagctctttttctttatgttcttcatctcagcagagcttttcctcctgaccatcatgtgctacgaccgctacgtgtccatctgcaaacccctgcactacgggatcctcctgggcagcagagcttgtgcccacatggcagcagctgcctgggccagtgcctttctcaatactctcatgcacacggccaatacattttccctgcccctgtgccatgccaATGtcgtgggccagttcttctgcgaaatcccacagatcctcaagctctcctgctcacactccaactttaAACAACTGGGGCTCATTGCTGTTAGTGTATCTTTAGGActttgctgttttgtgttcattgttttctcctatgtgcagatcttcagggccgtgctgaggatctcctctgagcagggacggcacaaagccttttccacctgcctccctcacctggctgtgctctccctgttcctcagcactctaATCTTTGCtcacttgaagcccccctccatgtcctccccatccctggatctggccctgtcagttctgtactcggtggtgcctccagccctgaaccccctcatctacagcctgaggaaccaggagctcaaggctgcagtgtggagactgatgactagatgctttcagaaacattaa